A genomic region of Propionispora vibrioides contains the following coding sequences:
- a CDS encoding ferritin-like domain-containing protein — protein sequence MKRELTVENIIGETKGTELERMVKQNFTGETSEAGLYLAIARLAQRQGYPEIAEVLKTIAWEEAEHAARFAEFNGMIQEDLFENLRQMLDGETFANQGKKQAADKAQELGLETARDYFNESAKDEARHARMLEGMLARFAK from the coding sequence ATGAAAAGAGAATTGACTGTTGAAAATATAATCGGCGAAACAAAAGGAACCGAACTGGAAAGAATGGTAAAACAGAATTTCACCGGTGAAACTTCCGAAGCCGGGCTTTATCTGGCTATTGCCAGATTGGCACAGCGGCAGGGTTATCCGGAAATTGCCGAAGTGTTAAAAACAATTGCTTGGGAAGAAGCGGAGCATGCTGCCCGCTTTGCCGAGTTTAACGGTATGATTCAGGAAGATTTATTTGAAAATCTCCGTCAAATGCTGGACGGTGAAACTTTCGCCAACCAAGGCAAGAAACAGGCAGCCGATAAAGCACAGGAGCTGGGCCTTGAAACGGCCAGAGATTACTTCAATGAGTCGGCTAAAGATGAAGCCCGCCACGCCCGGATGCTGGAAGGTATGCTAGCCCGTTTTGCCAAATAA
- a CDS encoding alpha-glucoside-specific PTS transporter subunit IIBC — MAINQDVIMQKVQRFGGAMFTPVLLFSFFGIMVALSILSKNPDIVGSLAHKGTLWYDFWFIVEQGAWTVFSQMPLLFVIALPIGLAQKNHARACMESFVIYIVFNYYVSAMLTLWGPEFGVDFTKAAVSGSGLAMIANIKTLDFGMLGAIFIAAITVYLHNRFFDVNLPDFLGVFKGSSLVVIVGFFAMLPVAYLFCLVWPHIQMGIASLQEFLKLSGVFGVWLYTFLERILIPTGLHHFIYTPFIFGPAVVDGGIKQYFFQHLNEFSTTAHSLKEMFPQGGFALHGSSKMFGSIGIALAMYVTAKPAKKKAIAGLLIPATLTALLCGITEPLEFTFLFVAPLLFAVHAVLAATLAAVSYSFGVVGDFGSGLIENAVLNWIPLFKYHMSTYIIQFIIGFIFTGIYFVTFRFLILHFDFKTPGRTDEEEDRLYTKADYKAKQAIAAGFDLDERDRKAAAFLAALGGKENIEEVTNCATRLRVTVKNGKLVQDTKVFVEGGAHGLVCKGNAVQVIVGLSVPQVRERFEALLITTPQDMDAQGNRNKSATLKAFVSGQVIPMTEVKDEMFSQKMMGDGVAIWPDNQVVTAPADGEITMVTGQSGHAIGMKLKNGLEILLHVGLDTVNMSGEGFTVFVEPGQKVQAGTELVRFDRKRIEEKGYSPVVIMAVTNFDQYPMLSFYSGVRAEANKTVVATY, encoded by the coding sequence ATGGCGATTAACCAGGATGTAATAATGCAAAAGGTGCAACGGTTTGGCGGTGCCATGTTTACACCGGTTTTGCTATTTTCTTTCTTCGGTATTATGGTTGCCTTGTCGATATTGTCCAAAAATCCCGATATTGTAGGCAGCCTGGCTCATAAAGGAACTCTATGGTATGATTTCTGGTTTATTGTGGAGCAAGGTGCGTGGACGGTTTTCAGTCAAATGCCGCTTTTATTTGTTATTGCCCTGCCAATCGGTTTAGCACAAAAGAATCACGCCCGAGCCTGTATGGAGTCCTTTGTTATTTACATAGTTTTTAACTATTATGTCTCGGCGATGCTGACACTGTGGGGTCCTGAGTTTGGTGTGGATTTTACCAAGGCAGCCGTCAGCGGTTCAGGCTTGGCGATGATCGCCAATATTAAAACACTGGATTTTGGCATGCTTGGCGCCATTTTTATTGCGGCTATAACGGTATATTTGCATAATCGTTTTTTTGATGTCAACCTGCCTGATTTTCTTGGCGTATTTAAAGGATCTTCGCTGGTAGTCATTGTCGGGTTCTTTGCTATGCTGCCGGTAGCATACCTCTTTTGTCTTGTTTGGCCCCATATTCAGATGGGAATTGCTTCTCTCCAGGAATTTCTTAAATTGAGCGGTGTTTTTGGAGTATGGCTGTATACTTTCCTGGAACGGATCCTGATACCAACAGGACTGCATCATTTTATCTACACGCCTTTCATTTTTGGACCGGCTGTTGTCGATGGCGGAATTAAGCAATATTTTTTCCAACATTTAAATGAGTTTTCTACAACAGCCCATTCATTAAAGGAAATGTTTCCGCAGGGTGGTTTTGCCCTGCACGGTTCTTCCAAAATGTTTGGTTCCATCGGGATTGCTCTGGCCATGTATGTCACAGCTAAACCGGCCAAGAAAAAAGCTATTGCCGGACTTTTGATCCCGGCTACCCTGACAGCCCTGCTTTGCGGCATTACCGAACCGCTGGAGTTTACTTTTTTGTTTGTTGCACCGTTATTGTTTGCCGTGCATGCCGTTTTAGCGGCGACGCTGGCTGCCGTTTCTTATTCCTTTGGCGTGGTCGGTGATTTTGGCAGCGGTCTTATTGAAAATGCCGTATTGAATTGGATACCGTTATTTAAGTACCATATGTCTACATATATTATCCAGTTTATTATTGGCTTTATTTTTACCGGTATCTATTTTGTCACGTTCCGGTTTTTAATTTTACATTTTGATTTCAAGACCCCGGGGCGTACGGATGAGGAAGAAGACAGATTATATACGAAGGCTGATTATAAGGCAAAACAGGCTATAGCAGCAGGATTTGACCTTGACGAAAGAGACAGGAAGGCAGCGGCCTTCTTGGCTGCCTTGGGCGGCAAAGAAAACATTGAGGAAGTCACAAACTGTGCAACACGGCTGAGGGTTACCGTTAAAAACGGTAAATTGGTGCAAGATACAAAGGTTTTTGTCGAGGGCGGCGCCCATGGGCTGGTATGCAAGGGCAATGCCGTACAAGTCATTGTCGGGCTTTCGGTACCGCAAGTACGGGAGCGGTTTGAAGCTTTGCTGATAACAACGCCACAGGACATGGACGCTCAGGGAAATAGGAACAAGAGTGCAACGCTAAAAGCCTTTGTTTCCGGCCAGGTGATTCCCATGACCGAAGTAAAGGATGAAATGTTTTCGCAAAAAATGATGGGGGACGGCGTGGCCATTTGGCCGGACAATCAGGTAGTAACCGCTCCGGCCGATGGTGAAATTACCATGGTTACCGGTCAATCCGGACATGCCATCGGCATGAAATTGAAAAACGGGCTGGAAATTCTGCTGCATGTCGGTCTTGATACGGTGAATATGTCCGGAGAAGGTTTTACAGTATTCGTTGAACCGGGACAAAAGGTGCAGGCCGGTACCGAACTGGTCCGGTTTGATCGTAAACGGATCGAGGAAAAAGGTTATTCGCCGGTTGTTATTATGGCAGTTACTAATTTTGACCAGTATCCGATGCTGAGTTTTTATTCCGGTGTGCGAGCCGAAGCCAATAAGACCGTAGTTGCGACTTATTAA
- a CDS encoding 6-phospho-alpha-glucosidase, whose protein sequence is MKKSSVVIAGGGSTFTPGIVLMLLEHLERFPIRQIKFYDNDAKRQEIIGKACEILLKERAPEITFSYTTDPEKAFTDVDFVMAHIRVGKYAMREQDEKIPMRYNVLGQETCGPGGIAYGMRSIGPIIEIIDFMEKYSPDAWMLNYSNPAAIVAEATRRLRPTSRIINICDMPVGIEDRMAGILGLKSRKEMQVKYYGLNHFGWWSDIRDQAGHDLMPRLKEHVAKHGYIVRPEAEQETEPSWNDTFAKAKDVYAVEPDTLPNTYLKYYLFPDYIVKHTDPNHSRANEVMEHREKNVFAAARAVIEKGTAKDCRFTADDHASYIVDLADAIASNTKARMLLIVENGGSIENFDPTAMVEIPCIVGSDGYEKVCIGRIPRFQKGLMEQQVAVEKLVVEAWINGSYQKLWQALTLSKTVPSAAVAKQILDDLMIANQSYWPELK, encoded by the coding sequence ATGAAAAAATCATCTGTTGTTATAGCCGGTGGTGGCAGTACGTTTACCCCCGGTATTGTTTTAATGCTGCTTGAACATCTGGAACGGTTTCCAATCCGGCAAATCAAATTCTATGATAATGACGCTAAACGGCAGGAGATTATCGGCAAAGCCTGTGAGATTTTACTAAAGGAAAGAGCACCGGAAATTACTTTTAGTTATACCACCGATCCGGAGAAAGCCTTTACTGATGTGGATTTTGTTATGGCCCATATCCGGGTCGGCAAATATGCCATGCGGGAACAGGATGAGAAAATTCCAATGCGTTATAACGTGCTGGGGCAGGAAACCTGCGGTCCTGGCGGAATCGCTTATGGCATGCGTTCGATTGGCCCTATTATTGAAATCATTGATTTTATGGAGAAGTATTCGCCTGACGCCTGGATGCTTAACTACTCCAATCCGGCCGCCATTGTTGCCGAAGCTACCAGACGGCTTCGTCCAACCTCCCGAATTATCAATATTTGCGATATGCCTGTCGGCATAGAAGACCGGATGGCGGGGATACTCGGACTAAAAAGCCGCAAGGAGATGCAAGTGAAGTATTACGGCTTGAATCATTTTGGCTGGTGGAGCGATATCCGCGATCAAGCCGGCCATGATTTAATGCCCAGGCTGAAGGAGCATGTAGCAAAGCATGGCTATATTGTCAGACCGGAGGCTGAACAGGAAACCGAACCCAGTTGGAACGATACGTTTGCCAAAGCGAAGGATGTGTATGCGGTAGAGCCGGATACGCTGCCCAACACGTATTTAAAATATTATTTATTTCCCGACTATATTGTCAAGCATACCGATCCGAACCATTCCAGAGCCAATGAAGTCATGGAGCACAGAGAGAAAAATGTTTTTGCGGCAGCCCGTGCTGTGATTGAAAAAGGAACGGCCAAGGACTGTCGGTTTACCGCTGATGACCACGCGTCCTACATTGTTGATTTGGCCGACGCGATCGCGTCCAATACCAAGGCACGGATGCTGCTGATTGTTGAAAATGGCGGTTCCATTGAGAACTTTGACCCTACGGCCATGGTGGAAATTCCCTGTATCGTCGGCTCGGACGGCTATGAAAAAGTGTGTATCGGCAGAATTCCTCGCTTCCAGAAAGGATTAATGGAACAGCAGGTAGCTGTTGAAAAACTGGTGGTAGAAGCCTGGATTAACGGCAGTTATCAAAAGTTATGGCAGGCACTGACTTTATCCAAAACAGTGCCCAGTGCTGCTGTGGCTAAGCAAATTCTGGACGATTTAATGATTGCTAACCAGAGCTACTGGCCGGAATTAAAATAA
- a CDS encoding MurR/RpiR family transcriptional regulator, with protein MSKVAEVAGRRWFSYKGEMNPVRLEELINQYQYELNQTDHIIWKYIYHHKNECRRMSVHQLAAACNVSSTTVVRFAQKLSLDGFSDLKALLKMEREYTLCTEEDAVKKIIDHYQRVSQDMAKKSFQRMSELLYRAERIIAYGSGYVQSNVVKELKRLFLFDKVLIYEIQGKDELTSVVKMLTPDDLVIIVSLSGETPLAVEVAQQLKLQGVPLVSITRLQENSLAALSTENIYVETSEFHLYADQSLPTYKSMMIYFLVIEIWFIRYQAYKKRQLQLQEKESEEEVF; from the coding sequence TTGTCGAAGGTAGCAGAAGTGGCCGGCCGGCGATGGTTTTCCTATAAAGGAGAGATGAACCCCGTGAGACTGGAGGAATTGATTAATCAATACCAGTACGAATTGAATCAAACCGACCATATTATCTGGAAGTATATCTATCATCATAAAAACGAATGCCGCAGAATGTCGGTACATCAACTGGCAGCGGCCTGCAATGTTTCCAGTACGACGGTTGTGCGGTTTGCGCAGAAATTATCCCTCGACGGTTTTAGTGATTTAAAAGCGCTGCTGAAAATGGAAAGAGAATATACGTTATGTACGGAAGAGGATGCGGTAAAAAAGATTATCGATCATTATCAGCGCGTCAGCCAGGATATGGCCAAGAAAAGTTTCCAGCGGATGAGTGAGCTTTTATATCGTGCAGAACGTATTATTGCTTATGGCTCCGGCTATGTGCAAAGCAATGTTGTTAAAGAGTTAAAGAGACTGTTTTTATTTGACAAAGTACTGATTTATGAAATACAAGGCAAGGATGAACTCACTTCGGTCGTGAAGATGCTGACACCGGACGACCTTGTTATTATTGTATCGTTAAGTGGCGAAACTCCCCTGGCGGTGGAAGTGGCACAACAGCTTAAACTGCAGGGAGTGCCGCTGGTTTCCATTACCCGCCTGCAGGAAAATTCCCTGGCGGCGCTGAGTACTGAGAACATTTATGTTGAAACGTCGGAGTTTCATCTTTATGCCGATCAAAGCCTTCCGACGTACAAATCCATGATGATTTATTTTCTGGTTATTGAGATATGGTTTATCCGATACCAGGCATATAAAAAAAGACAATTGCAATTGCAAGAAAAAGAATCGGAAGAAGAAGTTTTTTGA
- a CDS encoding MBL fold metallo-hydrolase produces the protein MKIKWLGHSCFLFTSGSGVKVLTDPFDSSVGYKVPAVAADIVTTSHEHFDHNYTQAVQGEFFHVHETGHVAHKEIEITGIAAFHDGEGGTQRGKNRIYTFAIDGIHICHCGDLGHGLTPEQLREIGPVDILLIPVGGFYTIGPAEAVEVIHSLQPAVTIPMHFKTEAVQLPIGGVEAFLQQIGGGQRLGKQEVELTKESLASMPSVLVLEYK, from the coding sequence ATGAAAATTAAATGGTTGGGGCATTCCTGTTTTTTATTTACTTCCGGTAGTGGTGTGAAAGTTTTAACAGATCCTTTCGATAGTTCGGTAGGGTATAAAGTGCCGGCAGTTGCGGCGGATATTGTCACCACAAGTCATGAGCATTTTGACCATAACTATACACAAGCGGTGCAGGGAGAATTTTTTCATGTCCATGAGACGGGGCATGTAGCCCATAAGGAGATTGAAATTACCGGTATTGCCGCTTTTCATGATGGGGAAGGCGGTACTCAGCGTGGTAAGAACAGGATATATACCTTTGCTATTGATGGAATCCATATATGCCATTGCGGTGATTTGGGGCATGGCTTGACGCCGGAGCAGCTACGCGAAATTGGCCCTGTTGATATTTTATTGATTCCGGTAGGCGGATTTTATACCATCGGGCCGGCTGAGGCAGTGGAAGTTATCCATAGTCTGCAGCCTGCGGTTACTATCCCCATGCACTTTAAAACGGAAGCCGTTCAATTGCCGATTGGCGGGGTAGAAGCTTTCTTGCAACAGATCGGCGGCGGACAGCGTCTGGGTAAACAGGAAGTCGAGCTTACTAAGGAAAGCCTGGCTTCTATGCCTTCAGTACTGGTTTTGGAATATAAATAG
- a CDS encoding L-2-amino-thiazoline-4-carboxylic acid hydrolase, producing MDRKEPGTVSIYTIMAELFAALAEEVVTRFGSEGELAVRQAVRNFGEMRGRRIAENARQSGKDNTVANYLPFYDMERSLLFTAESQTGANEVRQCFSKCIFADAWKNLQAERYGLLYCEEIDPAIARGFNSSLQCEHKEYLLKGDTQCTFRFFHDE from the coding sequence GTGGACAGAAAAGAACCGGGAACGGTCTCTATCTATACTATTATGGCCGAATTGTTTGCGGCGCTGGCAGAAGAGGTAGTGACGCGTTTTGGCAGTGAGGGGGAACTGGCTGTACGGCAGGCAGTGCGGAACTTTGGTGAGATGCGTGGCCGGCGCATTGCCGAGAATGCCAGACAGTCCGGTAAAGACAATACTGTGGCTAATTATTTGCCCTTTTATGATATGGAACGTTCGCTGCTGTTTACTGCGGAGAGCCAGACAGGAGCAAACGAAGTCCGGCAATGTTTTAGCAAATGTATATTTGCCGATGCCTGGAAGAATTTACAGGCGGAACGGTATGGCCTGCTGTATTGCGAAGAAATCGATCCGGCTATTGCCAGAGGGTTTAATTCTTCCTTGCAGTGTGAGCATAAGGAGTATTTGCTAAAAGGAGATACTCAATGTACCTTTCGCTTTTTTCATGATGAATAA
- a CDS encoding L-2-amino-thiazoline-4-carboxylic acid hydrolase: MSEDLMFRKEAAAQVRQMGRMMAALYYHMSREVVAAVGKEQAKEIISKAIWALGRERGEQQKDRVLAAGYEHLPQNYGKLPDLPSLGWDTEKAAEAENDTHIRITYCPFAEVWQEKNFAELGRLYCYIDQAKYQGFHPDSDMVTLKNVLEGDGYCEMVCRTKVPDGK; this comes from the coding sequence ATGTCGGAAGATTTGATGTTCCGAAAGGAAGCGGCGGCGCAGGTCCGTCAGATGGGGCGGATGATGGCAGCGCTTTATTACCACATGAGCCGGGAAGTGGTAGCGGCAGTCGGAAAGGAACAGGCCAAGGAAATTATTAGTAAGGCCATTTGGGCCTTAGGGCGGGAACGGGGTGAGCAGCAAAAGGACAGAGTGCTGGCGGCAGGATATGAGCATCTACCGCAAAACTATGGAAAGCTGCCTGATTTACCTTCCTTAGGCTGGGATACGGAAAAAGCGGCAGAGGCGGAAAACGATACCCATATTCGAATTACCTATTGTCCTTTTGCCGAAGTCTGGCAGGAAAAAAACTTTGCCGAACTGGGACGGCTGTACTGTTATATTGATCAGGCCAAGTACCAGGGTTTTCATCCTGACAGCGATATGGTAACTCTGAAAAATGTGTTGGAGGGCGACGGGTATTGTGAAATGGTGTGCCGGACTAAAGTGCCGGATGGCAAATAG
- a CDS encoding ABC transporter ATP-binding protein, whose amino-acid sequence MLRVENLQAWYGHVQAIHGISLEVGKGELVTLIGSNGAGKSTTLKSIIGLIQKREGVIFFDGRDISRYMPANSLAAGIALVPEGRWIFPDLTVEENLKMGSFLQKNGREIAVTLEEQFELFPILKERRKQKGGTLSGGEQQMLAISRALMSKPSLLFLDEPSLGLAPQLVQSIFSLIKKLNKAGVSILLVEQNSTMALGIADRGYVIGSGKVLLTGTARDLLNDPKVQQAYLGYNDAGGGI is encoded by the coding sequence ATGCTGCGCGTAGAAAACTTGCAGGCCTGGTACGGCCATGTGCAGGCCATCCACGGCATCAGCCTGGAGGTAGGCAAAGGCGAACTGGTTACCCTCATCGGCTCAAACGGGGCCGGCAAATCAACTACCTTAAAGAGTATTATAGGACTGATACAAAAACGGGAAGGCGTCATTTTCTTTGATGGCCGGGATATTTCCCGTTATATGCCGGCCAATAGTTTGGCCGCTGGGATTGCGCTGGTTCCGGAGGGACGATGGATATTCCCGGATCTTACTGTAGAAGAAAATCTCAAGATGGGGTCTTTCCTGCAGAAAAATGGCCGGGAGATTGCCGTGACGTTGGAAGAGCAGTTCGAACTCTTTCCGATTCTAAAAGAGCGGCGCAAACAAAAAGGAGGAACGCTAAGCGGCGGCGAGCAGCAAATGCTGGCCATTTCCCGGGCGTTGATGAGTAAGCCGTCCTTGCTGTTTCTGGATGAACCTTCTTTGGGGCTGGCACCGCAGCTGGTGCAAAGTATCTTTTCCTTAATAAAAAAACTCAACAAAGCAGGGGTTTCCATTCTGTTGGTAGAGCAAAATTCCACAATGGCCTTAGGTATTGCCGACAGGGGGTATGTAATCGGCTCAGGCAAAGTGCTTTTGACCGGAACGGCCCGGGACTTACTGAATGATCCCAAAGTACAACAGGCTTATCTTGGCTATAATGATGCAGGTGGAGGGATTTAA
- a CDS encoding ABC transporter ATP-binding protein: MALVEIRKITKTFGGLVALQDIDMTVAAGEIHGLIGPNGAGKTTLFNVLSGNYKASSGSFVFDGQEVIQLRNDERVGLGIVRTFQNIRLFTSMTVLDNVKLGFHRRTFANWVTSIFKTGKVRSEEQFVKQRSLELLEQLGLQDLAQEKARNLSYGDQRRLEIARALAMKPRLLLLDEPAAGLNESEVKKLLERIQEIRNMGITIILVEHDMSLLMSVSDRITVLAHGRKIAEGTPKEVQVNPRVIAEYLGKGA, encoded by the coding sequence ATGGCATTAGTTGAAATACGGAAAATCACGAAAACCTTTGGCGGCCTTGTGGCGCTGCAGGACATTGATATGACGGTGGCCGCCGGCGAAATTCACGGCTTAATCGGACCCAACGGAGCAGGCAAGACAACGTTGTTTAATGTGCTGTCGGGAAATTATAAGGCTTCCTCCGGTAGTTTTGTGTTTGATGGACAGGAGGTCATTCAGCTTCGCAATGATGAACGGGTAGGGCTGGGGATTGTGCGGACCTTTCAGAATATCCGTTTGTTTACTTCCATGACCGTGCTGGACAATGTAAAACTAGGCTTTCACCGGCGGACATTTGCCAATTGGGTTACCTCCATTTTTAAAACCGGCAAGGTGCGCAGCGAAGAACAGTTTGTAAAGCAGCGCAGCCTGGAATTGCTCGAGCAGCTCGGGCTGCAAGACCTGGCGCAGGAGAAGGCGAGAAACCTGTCTTACGGTGATCAGCGGCGGCTGGAGATCGCCCGGGCTTTAGCTATGAAGCCACGACTACTGTTGTTGGATGAACCGGCAGCCGGTCTAAACGAGTCGGAAGTAAAAAAACTGCTGGAACGTATTCAGGAAATACGAAATATGGGAATTACCATTATTCTGGTTGAACATGACATGAGCCTGTTGATGTCGGTTTCAGACCGGATTACCGTACTGGCCCATGGACGAAAGATTGCCGAAGGAACCCCTAAGGAAGTACAGGTTAATCCCCGTGTGATTGCTGAGTATCTGGGGAAGGGGGCGTAA
- a CDS encoding branched-chain amino acid ABC transporter permease: MMRQPVRLTLWATAGILAVMPLLMDDQYVFHVLTLAGIYAILALSLNLLLGSTGLFSLGHAAFYGIGAYASALLTLKLDLPFSLAFVLSGVIAALLGGLIAYPALRLKGIFLAIGTMGFNEIVRLLTINLDWLTGGPAGLPGIPVPEIFGITISQPRDYYICILTLVAITYAILRALLASRTGRALLAIRDDEIAARSVGIDLTSYKVGAFVLATFFAGLAGSFFAHYLTYISPDNFGLNESFAILAMIAFGGIGNFTGSVIGAFLLVIIPEAFRFLQEYRELIYGFTIVITMLLLPAGITGWYPWSRPGKKTPGKEALAAKGED, translated from the coding sequence ATGATGAGACAGCCGGTTAGATTAACTTTATGGGCAACAGCCGGCATATTGGCTGTTATGCCGTTGCTGATGGATGATCAGTATGTCTTCCATGTGCTTACCCTGGCAGGCATTTATGCCATATTAGCGCTTAGTCTGAACTTATTGCTGGGCAGTACCGGGCTTTTTTCTCTGGGACATGCCGCCTTTTACGGCATAGGCGCCTATGCTTCGGCCCTACTGACGCTAAAATTGGATCTGCCGTTTAGCCTGGCTTTTGTGCTTAGCGGCGTGATTGCCGCATTGCTGGGCGGACTGATTGCTTACCCGGCTTTGCGGCTAAAAGGTATTTTTCTGGCGATTGGCACCATGGGCTTCAATGAAATTGTCCGCTTGCTGACGATCAATCTGGACTGGCTGACCGGCGGCCCGGCGGGACTGCCCGGTATCCCGGTTCCCGAAATTTTTGGTATTACCATAAGTCAGCCCAGAGATTACTATATCTGTATCCTGACTCTGGTTGCGATTACGTATGCTATTCTTCGAGCGTTGCTGGCCAGTCGGACCGGCCGGGCGCTGCTGGCCATTCGCGATGATGAAATCGCGGCCCGGTCGGTGGGCATTGATTTGACCAGTTATAAGGTAGGAGCCTTCGTCCTGGCAACTTTTTTTGCCGGACTGGCCGGCAGCTTTTTTGCCCACTATCTGACGTATATCAGTCCTGATAATTTTGGTCTGAATGAATCGTTTGCCATACTGGCCATGATTGCCTTTGGCGGGATCGGCAATTTTACCGGCTCGGTCATCGGAGCATTTTTGCTGGTGATCATTCCGGAAGCCTTTCGCTTTTTACAGGAATACCGGGAACTGATTTACGGCTTTACCATTGTAATTACCATGCTGTTGTTGCCGGCAGGTATTACCGGCTGGTATCCGTGGTCCAGGCCCGGGAAAAAGACACCGGGTAAAGAGGCGCTTGCTGCCAAGGGGGAGGATTAA
- a CDS encoding branched-chain amino acid ABC transporter permease has translation MLWQQIINGLTLGSMYALLAVGFALICGILKMITFAHGEVFMVGAFAGLTVITAFHFGPLGGLMAAIAAAVLVGLLTERIAFRPFRNGSPLSPALITIGLSIILQAGVLLLAGADTKSFPYDIGIYMFNIGGTVISGIEIIVIGLTLLLMAALQLFIHKTRWGLALRATSMHFDGASLMGVNTNQVVALSFALASALAGIAGLLVGAYYGAFYPRMGVILSLKALAAATLGGIGSVSGAMIGSLLLGLIESLTVAYISAGYRDVIAFAVLIAVLLIRPSGLVGRVEEEKV, from the coding sequence ATGCTATGGCAGCAAATCATTAACGGGTTAACGTTAGGCAGCATGTATGCGCTGCTGGCAGTAGGCTTTGCCCTAATCTGCGGCATACTGAAAATGATCACTTTTGCCCATGGTGAAGTTTTCATGGTTGGCGCTTTTGCCGGACTCACGGTAATTACGGCCTTTCATTTTGGGCCTCTGGGAGGGCTGATGGCTGCAATAGCAGCCGCCGTACTAGTAGGACTGCTGACGGAACGGATTGCTTTTCGTCCGTTCCGGAACGGGTCGCCGCTTTCACCGGCCTTGATAACCATCGGGCTTTCCATTATTCTACAGGCCGGCGTATTATTGCTGGCCGGTGCGGATACGAAGTCCTTTCCTTATGATATAGGTATCTATATGTTTAACATCGGGGGGACCGTGATCTCCGGGATTGAAATCATCGTGATTGGATTGACGTTGTTATTGATGGCGGCGCTGCAATTATTCATCCATAAAACCCGCTGGGGCTTGGCACTTCGCGCTACGTCCATGCATTTTGACGGGGCAAGCTTAATGGGCGTAAACACCAATCAGGTGGTTGCTTTATCCTTTGCTTTGGCCTCGGCCCTGGCCGGTATTGCCGGACTATTGGTTGGTGCCTACTATGGAGCCTTTTATCCGCGGATGGGAGTCATCCTTTCGCTTAAAGCACTGGCAGCCGCTACTTTAGGTGGTATTGGCAGCGTAAGCGGGGCGATGATCGGGTCGCTCTTATTGGGACTTATCGAAAGCTTAACTGTGGCGTATATTTCAGCCGGTTACCGGGATGTCATTGCTTTTGCCGTATTGATTGCGGTATTGCTGATTCGTCCGTCCGGCTTGGTTGGGCGCGTTGAGGAGGAAAAAGTATGA